From Campylobacter sp. MG1, a single genomic window includes:
- a CDS encoding inorganic phosphate transporter, with translation MSRENIVILFLFSIVCIGFLFWGYSNTNSYLFFTIATIFGIFLAFNIGANDVANAFGTSVGAKTLSIRQALIIAAIFEFSGAFFAGAEVTATIRSGIVSVKDNINPILFAYVMMSALGAASIWIFIATYKSLPVSSTHSIVGGIVGAAITLGFVSNGNSSEISWSGIGTIVASWFISPVLGGLLSYFVYSLIFKFIVVPTKQKTIELKQIKKDKENYKKDYIDEFMQSEKSKQYSELYGILLNDKGDYALKMKEFNKKEKDVNVSKLLSSRIPILACLIAFVISSMLFFKALNNVNTGLTTFSVSVIILLICVSAYIVCAGIINIMKKGEPKKAVNRIFSWFQIFTACTFAFSHGANDISNAVGPFVAILDILHTNAVNPTSPVPTIVMLVFGIALVAGLWFLGKSVIKTVGKNLTEIKPTTGFSAEISSAIVILLATQLGIPISSTHILIGAVLGIGVFNKNANWKMMKPIGLAWMITLPASALISSFILAILVYLF, from the coding sequence ATGTCAAGAGAAAATATTGTTATATTATTTTTATTTTCTATAGTATGTATAGGATTTTTGTTTTGGGGTTATTCTAATACCAATAGTTATTTATTTTTTACCATAGCTACGATTTTTGGAATATTTTTAGCATTTAATATAGGTGCAAATGATGTTGCTAATGCATTTGGAACCAGTGTTGGTGCTAAAACTCTTAGTATAAGACAAGCTTTAATAATAGCTGCTATATTTGAATTTAGTGGGGCATTTTTTGCTGGTGCTGAGGTAACTGCTACTATTAGAAGTGGTATTGTTAGTGTAAAAGATAATATAAATCCTATATTATTTGCATATGTTATGATGAGTGCTTTAGGTGCTGCTTCTATTTGGATATTTATAGCTACTTATAAATCTTTGCCAGTTAGTTCAACTCATTCTATTGTAGGTGGGATAGTAGGTGCTGCTATTACACTTGGATTTGTTAGCAATGGTAATTCTAGTGAGATTAGTTGGAGTGGAATAGGAACTATTGTTGCAAGTTGGTTTATATCACCAGTTTTAGGAGGATTGCTTAGTTATTTTGTTTATTCTTTAATCTTTAAATTTATAGTAGTGCCAACTAAACAAAAAACTATAGAGTTAAAACAAATTAAAAAAGATAAAGAAAATTATAAAAAAGATTATATTGATGAATTTATGCAAAGTGAAAAATCTAAGCAATATAGTGAGTTATATGGTATTTTGTTAAATGATAAAGGCGATTATGCGTTAAAAATGAAGGAATTTAACAAAAAAGAAAAAGATGTTAATGTGTCAAAATTATTAAGCTCAAGAATACCTATCTTAGCTTGTTTAATAGCCTTTGTAATTTCATCTATGTTATTTTTTAAAGCATTAAATAACGTAAATACAGGGCTTACTACTTTTAGTGTTAGTGTAATTATTTTGTTAATTTGTGTGAGTGCTTATATTGTTTGTGCTGGGATAATTAATATTATGAAAAAAGGTGAACCAAAAAAAGCAGTAAATCGTATCTTTTCATGGTTTCAAATTTTTACCGCTTGTACATTTGCATTCTCGCATGGGGCAAATGATATTTCAAATGCGGTTGGACCATTTGTTGCAATTTTAGATATATTACATACAAATGCTGTAAATCCTACTTCACCTGTTCCTACTATTGTGATGCTAGTATTCGGGATAGCTTTAGTTGCTGGACTTTGGTTTTTAGGTAAAAGTGTAATAAAAACAGTAGGTAAGAACTTAACAGAGATTAAGCCAACTACTGGCTTTAGTGCAGAAATTTCATCAGCTATTGTTATATTATTAGCCACTCAATTAGGAATTCCAATTAGTTCAACTCATATTTTAATAGGTGCTGTCTTAGGAATAGGTGTATTTAATAAAAATGCTAACTGGAAAATGATGAAACCAATAGGACTTGCTTGGATGATAACTCTACCTGCTAGTGCTTTAATATCATCGTTTATTTTGGCTATATTAGTTTATTTATTTTAA